A genomic region of Lates calcarifer isolate ASB-BC8 linkage group LG9, TLL_Latcal_v3, whole genome shotgun sequence contains the following coding sequences:
- the ppp1r3c2a gene encoding protein phosphatase 1 regulatory subunit 3C, which yields MNCTRVLHAFGHSQPAVMPVDLAMCLSLSQRQPLYQLLSMSPLKPTQHHCQPTDCLPRASLRSLYHSPPSSLSSSLLPSSAVPSEPRSCFRRDSSSVNKKRVVFADAKGLALTAVRLFIPEPSSPTPTLVMKPSPAKLQGQQSTSNNLQRYKLRTGFSSADAGL from the exons ATGAATTGTACAAG AGTTCTCCATGCTTTTGGTCACTCCCAGCCCGCTGTGATGCCAGTTGACCTCGCCATGTGTTTGAGCCTCAGTCAGCGCCAGCCTCTTTATCAACTGCTGTCCATGTCTCCTCTGAAACCCACACAGCATCATTGTCAGCCAACTGACTGTCTGCCAAGGGCCAGCCTTCGCTCTCTGTATCACTCCCCCCCTTCCTCCTTGTCATCCTCGTTGCTCCCCTCCTCCGCTGTGCCCTCAGAGCCTCGAAGCTGTTTCCGCCgggacagcagcagtgtgaacaAAAAGCGTGTGGTGTTTGCAGACGCGAAGGGATTGGCGCTCACTGCTGTGCGCCTGTTCATCCCTGAGCCGTCCTCTCCCACTCCTACTCTGGTGATGAAACCCTCACCGGCCAAACTGCAAGGCCAACAGTCGACCTCAAACAACCTGCAGCGTTACAAGTTGCGGACTGGGTTTTCCTCAGCCGACGCTGGACTTTAA
- the LOC108880291 gene encoding phospholipase A2, translating into MKTLQTLVLLAAGLSVAQSANLKALIQFRNMILCVMPDSWPVLDYADYGCYCGKGGSGTPVDDLDRCCQVHDQCYSDAMQHPDCWPILDNPYTEFYDYSCDKQNRKVTCGNKNNECEMFICECDRKAAECFSRSTWNPEHEHLPSDRCH; encoded by the exons ATGAAAACCCTCCAGACTCTGGTTCTTCTGGCTGCAGGCCTCTCTGTCG CCCAGTCCGCAAACTTAAAAGCACTCATCCAGTTCAGAAACATGATTCTGTGTGTGATGCCTGATAGCTGGCCTGTTCTCGACTACGCTGACTACGGCTGCTACTGCGGAAAGGGAGGCTCTGGCACACCTGTGGATGATCTGGACAG GTGCTGCCAAGTGCATGACCAGTGTTACAGTGATGCCATGCAGCATCCTGACTGCTGGCCCATCCTTGACAACCCTTACACTGAGTTCTACGATTACAGctgtgacaaacaaaacaggaaggtCACCTGTGGCA ACAAAAACAACGAATGTGAGATGTTTATCTGCGAGTGTGACAGGAAGGCCGCGGAGTGTTTTTCCAGATCAACTTGGAACCCCGAGCATGAGCACCTACCCAGCGACCGCTGTCATTAA
- the prkab1a gene encoding 5'-AMP-activated protein kinase subunit beta-1a → MGNTSSERAAMGQGEKAQRRDSRGIKEGERPKILMDSPEDADIFHGEDMKAPLEKEEFLAWQQDLEADDKAPTLDRPTVFRWTGDGKEVYLSGSFNNWANKIPLIRSQNTFVAIVDLPEGEHQYKFYVDGQWTHDPAEPVVTSQLGTVNNIIQVKKTDFEVFDALMVDSQKCSDMSDLSSSPPGPYHQDSYVPKQEEKFKSPPILPPHLLQVILNKDTGISCDPALLPEPNHVMLNHLYALSIKDGVMVLSATHRYKKKYVTTLLYKPI, encoded by the exons ATGGGGAATACAAGCAGTGAGAGGGCTGCAATGGGCCAGGGGGAGAAGGCCCAGCGGAGGGACAGCCGAGGTAtcaaggagggagagagaccaAAAATCCTGATGGACAGCCCAGAAGATGCAGATATTTTTCATGGTGAAGATATGAAA GCTCCTTTAGAGAAAGAGGAGTTCCTTGCATGGCAGCAAGACTTAGAGGCAGATGACAAAGCACCAACTTTAGACCGACCAACAGTCTTTCGTTGGACTGGAGATGGCAAGGAGGTCTACCTCTCTGGTTCTTTCAACAACTGGGCCAACAAGATTCCCCTTATTAGAAG TCAAAACACTTTTGTGGCCATTGTCGATCTGCCCGAGGGGGAGCATCAGTACAAGTTTTATGTGGACGGCCAGTGGACCCACGACCCAGCTGAG CCGGTTGTAACCAGTCAGCTCGGCACAGTCAACAATATCATCCAGGTGAAGAAAACTGACTTTGAGGTGTTTGATGCTCTAATGGTGGACTCGCAGAAATGTTCTGATATGTCAG ACCTCTCCAGCTCCCCTCCTGGGCCATATCATCAGGACTCCTATGTTCCTAAACAGGAAGAGAAGTTTAAGTCTCCACCCATACTCCCACCACACTTGCTACAGGTCATCCTCAACAAAGACACTGGGATTTCT TGTGACCCTGCATTACTCCCAGAGCCCAATCATGTCATGCTCAACCACCTCTATGCTCTTTCCATTAAG GATGGGGTGATGGTGCTCAGTGCGACACATCGCTACAAGAAGAAGTACGTCACTACCTTACTATATAAGCCTATCTGA